One window of Mesorhizobium loti R88b genomic DNA carries:
- a CDS encoding ketopantoate reductase family protein: protein MTWAKGRGPRIAFLGTGAQGASIGADFVLAGLDVTFIEQWPVHVDAIRAHGITVNLPTRTINARVPVLHLCQVAEVKEPFDLVFLIVKAYDTKWATQLISSCLAPDGLIVGLQNGMTHEDIAGIVGRERTVGAVIEIASNMFTPGITNRQNDHDTSWFALGALDPTSQPRVEAVAELLRNSGRVEVTEDIHSAKWMKLVVNAAELIPSAIVNLPLADAARAPGMLEVMRAAGYEAMNAALADGAKIVPIIGMPPMTENHPERYVDRIFEEVLTIFSKPDTLTTSLQDWRKGRRAEVQEVNGWVVDILNSHGQDAPVNKRVVELALDIEKGRLDAKPENAKLLIEASEAVADWR from the coding sequence ATGACCTGGGCTAAGGGGCGTGGCCCCCGCATCGCTTTTTTGGGAACCGGCGCCCAGGGCGCGTCGATCGGCGCGGATTTCGTGCTCGCCGGCCTCGACGTGACATTCATCGAGCAGTGGCCTGTGCATGTGGACGCGATCCGCGCACACGGCATAACAGTCAATCTGCCCACCCGAACGATCAACGCAAGGGTCCCGGTACTGCATCTCTGCCAGGTCGCGGAGGTCAAGGAGCCGTTCGACTTGGTGTTCCTTATCGTCAAAGCCTACGACACCAAGTGGGCCACCCAACTGATTTCGTCTTGTCTCGCACCCGATGGCCTCATCGTCGGGCTCCAGAACGGCATGACGCACGAGGACATCGCCGGAATCGTCGGCCGGGAGCGAACCGTAGGCGCCGTCATCGAGATCGCCTCCAACATGTTCACGCCCGGAATCACCAACCGGCAAAATGACCACGATACCTCGTGGTTCGCCCTTGGCGCCCTCGATCCGACCAGCCAGCCTCGCGTGGAAGCGGTTGCCGAGCTGCTCCGAAATTCCGGAAGGGTTGAGGTCACCGAGGACATCCATTCGGCCAAGTGGATGAAACTGGTGGTGAATGCCGCCGAGCTGATCCCCTCGGCGATCGTCAACCTGCCGCTAGCCGACGCCGCACGGGCGCCGGGCATGCTCGAAGTCATGCGGGCAGCGGGCTATGAGGCTATGAACGCCGCGCTGGCCGACGGCGCCAAGATTGTCCCGATCATCGGCATGCCGCCGATGACCGAGAATCATCCCGAGCGCTATGTCGACCGGATCTTCGAAGAGGTTCTCACCATCTTCTCCAAACCGGACACGCTGACCACGTCCCTGCAGGACTGGCGAAAGGGCCGCCGCGCCGAGGTTCAGGAAGTGAACGGCTGGGTGGTTGACATCCTCAACAGCCACGGACAGGACGCGCCGGTCAACAAGCGCGTTGTTGAACTAGCACTCGACATCGAGAAAGGCAGACTTGATGCGAAGCCTGAGAATGCCAAGCTTCTCATCGAGGCTTCTGAGGCCGTGGCGGACTGGCGGTAA
- a CDS encoding thiamine pyrophosphate-dependent dehydrogenase E1 component subunit alpha — MKDSRAGPRHRGALPNDDIGVETRLEMFRLQVEIRDCEKRAHDLFLQNLVKGTSHLSLGQEAIAAAFGTAMQPGDKSFCTYRGHAHTLARGVGMEKMLGELMLRDIGLMRGKGGSMHLTSVEHGVMGSYAIIGAHLPIACGSAWRAQYLGDGDVSVCFFGDGTTNIGAFHEALNFAAVWKLPVVFVCENNLYMEYTPIADVTAVAHPAADRAAAYGLERIVIDGNDADVVYRTAIAALEKARGGDGPSLIECLTYRHSGHSRADPAKYRPEGELDRWLERDPVKIYRQRLLDFGIAPEEISRIEERSREKVDEATAACKASPPAPEALLTADVYDDGGWAWRN, encoded by the coding sequence ATGAAAGATTCAAGAGCTGGCCCGCGGCATCGCGGAGCGTTGCCGAATGACGACATCGGCGTCGAAACGCGCCTTGAAATGTTTCGGCTTCAAGTCGAGATCAGGGACTGCGAAAAACGGGCCCACGACCTGTTCCTGCAGAATCTCGTCAAAGGCACTAGCCACCTGTCACTCGGCCAGGAAGCGATCGCGGCTGCCTTCGGGACTGCCATGCAGCCGGGCGACAAATCCTTCTGCACCTACCGTGGCCATGCACACACGCTGGCGCGCGGCGTGGGCATGGAGAAGATGCTCGGCGAGTTGATGCTGCGAGACATCGGCCTGATGCGGGGCAAGGGCGGATCGATGCATCTGACCTCGGTCGAACATGGCGTGATGGGCTCGTACGCCATCATTGGTGCGCATCTGCCAATCGCCTGCGGCTCGGCCTGGAGGGCGCAGTATCTCGGTGATGGAGATGTTTCCGTCTGCTTCTTCGGCGACGGGACGACCAACATCGGCGCTTTCCACGAGGCGCTCAATTTCGCCGCCGTCTGGAAGCTGCCGGTCGTCTTCGTCTGCGAGAACAATCTGTACATGGAATACACACCGATCGCCGATGTAACGGCGGTTGCGCATCCCGCAGCGGATCGCGCGGCGGCCTATGGACTGGAGCGGATTGTCATCGACGGCAATGATGCCGACGTCGTCTACCGCACGGCGATCGCGGCCCTGGAAAAGGCCCGCGGAGGAGACGGACCTTCCCTGATTGAATGCCTGACCTATCGCCATTCCGGTCATTCCCGAGCCGATCCCGCCAAGTACAGGCCGGAGGGCGAACTGGACCGCTGGCTCGAACGCGACCCGGTCAAGATCTACCGCCAGCGCCTCCTCGATTTCGGTATCGCCCCGGAAGAAATTTCCCGAATCGAGGAGCGGAGCCGAGAAAAAGTCGACGAAGCCACGGCCGCCTGCAAGGCTTCCCCGCCAGCGCCGGAGGCGCTCCTGACTGCCGATGTTTACGACGATGGAGGCTGGGCATGGCGGAACTGA
- a CDS encoding alpha-ketoacid dehydrogenase subunit beta, translating into MAELTYREAVARAIAQEMRRDERVVFLGEDVAKAGGVFKATVGLLEEFGPRRVRDTPISEQAILGAAMGAAMTGLRPIAEIMFSDFMAVCFDYVANEFPKTRYMTNGQLSVPLVVRTGNGGGVRFGAQHSQSIENWSMMIPGLKVVAPSSPIDVIGLMAAAVRDNNPVIFHEHKALYAVKGEVPDGEIVDTLGTAKILRAGKDCTIVALAMMVPRALEAANRLSRDHGIDAEVIDVRCLVPLDTQAILGSVVKTGRLFTVEENPRLCGWGAEIVSIVADEVFWDLDGPCVRITTPHIPLPAADHLEDIALPTADRIVERVSRVMNGD; encoded by the coding sequence ATGGCGGAACTGACCTATCGCGAAGCGGTCGCGCGTGCCATCGCCCAGGAAATGCGCCGTGACGAGCGCGTGGTGTTCCTCGGCGAGGATGTCGCCAAGGCCGGCGGCGTGTTCAAGGCCACTGTCGGTCTTCTGGAGGAATTCGGCCCGCGTCGGGTCCGCGACACGCCGATATCGGAACAGGCCATTCTCGGCGCGGCTATGGGTGCGGCGATGACCGGTCTGCGCCCGATCGCCGAGATCATGTTTTCGGACTTCATGGCCGTTTGCTTCGACTATGTAGCCAACGAATTTCCGAAGACGCGCTACATGACCAACGGCCAGCTGTCCGTGCCGCTCGTTGTGCGCACCGGCAACGGAGGGGGCGTTCGCTTCGGCGCGCAGCACTCGCAGTCCATCGAGAACTGGTCGATGATGATACCGGGCCTCAAGGTCGTGGCACCGTCCTCGCCGATCGATGTGATCGGCCTGATGGCGGCTGCGGTGCGCGACAACAATCCAGTGATCTTCCACGAGCATAAGGCGCTCTATGCCGTGAAGGGCGAGGTGCCGGACGGGGAAATCGTCGACACGCTCGGCACGGCGAAGATCCTGCGCGCCGGCAAGGACTGCACGATTGTTGCGCTGGCCATGATGGTGCCTCGGGCGTTGGAAGCGGCCAACCGGCTTTCCAGGGACCACGGGATCGACGCCGAGGTGATCGATGTGCGCTGCCTGGTGCCGCTCGACACCCAGGCAATCCTCGGGTCGGTGGTCAAGACCGGAAGATTGTTCACCGTCGAGGAGAACCCCCGCCTGTGCGGCTGGGGCGCCGAGATCGTCTCCATCGTGGCGGACGAGGTGTTCTGGGATCTCGACGGACCCTGCGTCCGCATCACCACTCCGCATATTCCGCTGCCTGCCGCCGACCATCTTGAGGACATTGCCCTTCCAACGGCTGATCGGATCGTCGAGCGCGTCAGCCGCGTCATGAACGGGGACTGA